Part of the Candidatus Eisenbacteria bacterium genome, GTTGTTGTGGCAGCGCTTGGGCTGCCTCGCCTCGAACTCGGCCCCGAACGCGACGCCGTACTCGCGGACGCCCTCGACCACGCGCTCCGTCCCGTCCGTTCCCCGGACCAGGATCTCGATCTCCTCCTCGGAGATCTGCGCGCCGAAGTCGATCTCGTCGTGGAGCTCCACCCCGTTGATCTCGAGGAGGCGCTCGCCCGGCACGAGGCCGAGCCGCTCGGCGAGGCCGCCGGGCTCGATCTTGGAAATGGTGAAGGGATCGCTGAGTCCGATCACGAGGTCAGGCGTCTCCGCTCGGGTTCACACGGCGGCCTCGAGATGGGCCGCAGCAAAGGCGTTGTATTCTAAAGACTTCCGGACATTCGATCAAGGGATGCGCGAGAAGCCCGGGCGGGTCGTTCGCGAGGGAAACTGGAGCGGGCAACGGGATTTGAACCCGCGACCTTCAGCTTGGGAAGCTGACACTCTACCACTGAGTTATGCCCGCTCCCGAACGTGGTCTCTGTTTCGACGCAGCCTAGTGGTTGGGGGTGCGACGGTCAAGCCGAATCCGGCCGTCCACGTGCGTGCTCGGCGATCGCGCGCGCGACTTCCGGGAATTCGTCCCGAGACTCGAGATCGAACCACGTCACGCCCTCCACGCGCCGGAACCAGGTCTCCTGCCGCTTGGCCAGCTGACGCGTCCGGAGCGCGATCGTCTCGACCGCCTCCTCGAGCGGCATCGTGCCCCTGAGATGCGCCAGGAGCTCCCGGTATCCCAGGGTGTGAAGACCCGGCGCGTTCTCCCGGAGTCCCGCCGCCGCGAGCGCGCGCGCCTGCTCGAGGAACCCGTCCCGGAGCTGATCCCGGATGCGCGACGCGATCCGGGGCGCGAGCTTCTCCCGCGTCCACCGGATCCCGAAGAGCGAGGCCGAGACTCCCCTCCGTCTCCGCTCGCGCCGGAGCGCGCTGATGGGACGCCCCGTGAGCGCGTGGACCTCGAGCGCGCGGATCACGCGAACCGAGTCCCCCGGGAAGATCTTCGCGAGCGCTTCGGGATCCACGCGGCCCAGATCCGCGCGGAGCGCGTCGAGCCCCTCGCGCTCGAGCCGCTCGGCGAGCGCGGCGCGCACCCCCTCGTCCCGCTCGGGCCCCTCGAAGAGCCCCTCCAGGAGCGCGCGCAGATAGAGGCCCGACCCACCCACGACGACCGCCGTCCGTTCGCGCGCGGCGATCCCCGCGAGCGCGTCCCCCGCGTCCCGCGCGTACCGGCCCGCGCTGTAGACCTGATCCGGGGCGAGGAACGAGGCGAGGTGATGCGGCGCGACGGCACGGTCCCGCTCGCTCGGCGCGGCAGTCCCGATCTCGAGGCCCCGGTAGATCTGGCGGGAATCCGCGCCCACGATCTCCGCGTCGATGCGCCGCGCGAGATCGAGCGCGATCTCGCTCTTCCCGGCCGCGGTGGGACCCAGAATGACGATCGGACGGCGCCGCGCGGATCCGGACGTCGAGCGAGACCCGGAGACGCTCACGGACCCGTCAGCGCCGGCCGAAGCGGCGGTCCAGCTCCTCCATCGACACTCGCACGTACGTGGCGCGTCCATGCGGGTCGCCGTGCGGGAGACTCGTGGCGAAGAGCCGGTCGAAGAGCGCGCGGCGTTCGATGGGCGAGAGCGACTGCCCGGACCGCACCGCCGCATGGCACGCGTAGGACTTCGCGATCCGCTCTTCGGGCGCTTCGCCTTCGAGCGGTTCCCCGTGCGGGTCCTCGCGCGCCAGGAGACGCTTCAGCGCGTCGATCGCGGTTTCCTCGGTGAGCGCGGCCGGGACGCCGCGCACCGCGACCTGCCTCTCCCCGAAGAGCCCGATCTCGTACCCCAGCCGGCGGATCATCGGCTCGGCGCCGAGGAGCGTCTCCAGCTCCGCGGGCGTCAGGTCGAGCACGCGGGGAAAGAGCAGCACCTGGCTCGCTCCCGCCTCGCCGAAGAGCTGCGCGCGCGCCTCCTCGTAGAGGATCCGCTCGTGCGCCGCGTGCTGGTCGACGATCACGAGCCCGCCGCGGATCGGAGCGAGAAGATACCGGTCGTGGAGCTGCCAGATCGGGATCTCGTGCTCCGTGAGCGACTGGCGCACATCCCCCGAGGTGACGGCCTCGCGGCCGGGCGCCGTCGCCATCACGGTGTCCGCGGGAGCGTAGAACAGATGCGCCGCTTCGATCCCGTCCCACCCCGGCGTGCCCGGAGGCCCCGGCGGCCTCGAGCCTCCGCTCCACACGGCCCGGGGCGTGCCCGGCCCGCTCGCGCTCCCGCCCGCGTCCGCCGCGCTCGGATCCATCGTCCCCGGCGCGCCCGCCATCAGGTCCGCGGACACGGCGCCGCCTTCCGGATCCAGAACCGCGGCCTCGCCGGCGAAGAACCCGGGGCTCAGCGACACCGGCACGTAGCGGCGCATCGCGATCTCCACCGACCGCCGCACGGCCTGGAAGAGACCGGATTCGTCGCGGAAGCGCACCTCGCGCTTCGTCGGATGCACGTTCACGTCCACCTGCCCGGGATCGATCCCGATCAGGAGGAGCGCGACCGGATGCCGGTCCCCGGGGATGAGGTTTCCGTACCCCTGGCGCACGGCGGCGGTGAGCGCGGGAGACGAGACGACGCGACCGTTGACGGCGAACACCTGGTGCTCGCGCGTCGCGCGCGCCATCTCGGGCGCGCCGAGGACGCCGTGCACGCGGATCCCGTGCACCTCCTCGCCGAAGCACGCCGCCCCCTCCCCCGACCCGCGGCCGTAGAGCACCTGCCATCGCTCGAGGAGATCGGCCGAGGCGGGAAGCTCGGTGTCCTCCCTGCCCTCGACCTTGAAGCGCCAGTGGACTTCCGGAGTGATGAGCGCGTAGCTCCAGACGATCCGCGCGACCGCGCGGGACTCGGCCTCGCGGGACTTGAGAAAGCGCTGCCGCGCGGGGGTGTTGTAGAAGAGGTCCTCGACGGCCACCGTGGTGCCCGCGGCGCGGCCGACGCCCGTCACGGAGATCACCGTGCCGCCCAGGATCTCGACCTGCGTGCCGGTCAACTCGTCCGCCGCTCGCGTCGAGAGCGTGAGGCGCGAGACCTCCGCGACCGACGCCAGGGCCTCCCCGCGGAACCCGAGCGTCTCGATCGTCTCGAGATCCTCGGGATTCGTGAGCTTGCTCGTGGCGTGGCGCTTCACGGCGAGGAGCGCATCCTCGCGCTTCATCCCGGAGCCGTCGTCCTGCACGCGGATCATCCGATCCGGGCTCGAGGCCGTGTGGATCGCGACGAGCCGGCTTCCCGCGTCGAGCGAGTTCTCGAGGAGCTCCTTCACGACCGCGGCGGGCCGGTCGATCACCTCGCCCGCGCGGATCTTCGCGACGACACCGGGATCGAGGATGTGAATCCGGGGCATGCTAGGCGAGGCGGAGGATCGGAATCTCGCGCGGGAAGCGCGACAGGAAGACGCCCCCCTTCTCGGTCACGGCGACGTCCTCCTCGAGGGCGACCATTCCGTGGTCCGGAACGTAGACGCTCGGCTCGAGCGTGAAGATCGAGCCCTCGCGCACGGGCTCGTACGGCTCCCTACCGTAGCGCTCCCAGCGCGGCCCCAGCACGCCGCCCCCGTCGTGGACGGCGCGGCCCAGGTGATGGCCCAGCGCGTGCGCGTACTCCGGGAAGCCGCGCTTCACGAGGAGATCGCGGACGTCGCGGTCGACCTCCCACCCCGGCGTCCCCGGCACGAGCCGCTGCGCGGCGAGCTCGATCCCCTCCACGATCGCCGCGTGGGCGCGGCGCACCGGCTCCGGAATCTCGGCGGAGCCCTTCGCGGCGACGTACCAGAGCCGCTGGAGGTCCGAGCAATAGCCGTCCCGCACGATCCCGAAATCGACGTGCACCAGGCTTCCCGGCACGATCGGCTCCTCGCCGGGTCCGACGTGCCCCACGGGAGCGCGCGCCCCGACGGTGACGGTGGGACAGTGATGCCGCGGCCACGCCGTCCGAGCCCCCGCCTGGTCCGCTTCGGCCTGGAAGAGCGCGGCCACTTCCCGCGCGGTCATGCCGATCCGGATGCGATCGCGCACGCGATCGAACATGGCTTCGGTCTCGTCCACCGCGCGCTGGACCCGGTCGCGCTCCCCGGGGAGCTTCACCGAGCGGAGCTCGGTCAGGAACGGTCCCGCGCTCGTGATGCGGCCCGCGTACGCCGTCTCGGCGAGCATCCCCTCGAGCTGCGCGCGCAGCCCCGCCGTGATCCCGTCCGCGAGGGCGTCGTCCTCGGACATGTTGATTCCGATCCGGGTGGGATGCGTGTGGTCCAGAAGCTTGAGGAGCGCCGCGCGCGGCCCTTCCTTGTAGGTCGCGACCTCGTCGAAGAGCCCGAGCGCGATCAGGTCCGGCGCGTCGAACGTGGCGACCAGCGCGGCGGACCACGCCGGCGTGACCAGGAAGAACGTCGACCAGGTGAAGTCGAGATCGGTGAAGAAGCGAAGGTTCGGATCCGGGCGCTCCGCGGATTCCCGCACCACGGTGAGCCACGCGTCGAACTCGTGTTCCCGGAGGAGCGTCTGAGCCTGGGCGAGCTTGAGCGCGCCGAGCGAAGCGGCGCGTGTGGCTCCGGGAGCGGTGAGCGTCATGCGGGTACGATAGCCCGAGCGACGCTCGGCGGCAAGGAGCGTTCGCCTTCTGGGATCAGGATTCGCCGTGCGCGCTTCGAACGAGCGCGAGAAGCTCCCCTCCGGTCGGCACTTCGTCGGGATACGTCACCTGGCGACCGAGGAGGTGCACCTCGGCGGCCTCGGGGAGCGTGCGCACGATCTCGAGCGACGTGAGGAGATGGTCCAGACGCTTGAGGAGCGCGCCGCCGTCCTGCTCGGTCTCGGGCGAGAGGATCGCGAACCCGCCGCCTCCCGTGCGCGCCACCACGTCCACCTCGCGCACGTTGCGCGCGAGGAGCGCGGCGAAGTCCCGCACGAGGTCGTCGGCCCACTCCTGCCCGTAGCGCTGGCGCAGCCGCTCGTACCCGGAGATCGAGAGCAGCGTGACGAGGAAGCGGTCGTGATAGCGCTCGACCCGCTTCACCTCCTCCATCAGGCGGGCCTCGAGTCCTCCGGCCGCGAGGAGCCCGGTGAGCGGATCCTCCGTTGGCCTGGGCTCCGCCGCGTGAGCGCGCGCCCGCTCCCAGGCCAGGGCCACGTAGACGGCGAGCCGACGCGCGGAGTCCAGCTCCGCCGGGCCGAGCGCCGCGTCCGGATCCTGCCCGACGCGAGCCGGCCGGCTCGTGGCCAGGGCGCCGATCGTCCGGTCCCCGCTCCGGATCGGGACCGTGAGGTACTCGAGCACGCCCGCTCCGGGCACGCCCTCCCCCACGCCCGCGGCGGAGCACGACTCGATGCCGTGGCCGATCGCGAGCGTCCCGAGCTCCTGGTCCAGCCCGCACAGGGCCTCGCGATCGCTCTCTGCGCCGTCGAAGGCGATCCTCGAGAGGACCTCGTCCGATACCGAGCGCAGACGGATCGAGACGAGACCCCTCGGAAAGAGCGCGCGCAGCGCGGAGACGACCTCGGTGAGGAGCGTTTCCACGGCGTGGGGGACCATGAGCCTCGGCGCGATCTCGGCGAGCTGCGCGAGGAGCACGCCCTGGCGCGCCGCGCTCGCCTCGCGGCTCCGCTCGAGGAGCTGGGCGAGGTACTTCGCGAGCCGTGCCACGAGCCGGGTCTGGGCCTCGAGGTCGTGCGCGGGCCTCGCGAGGCACTCGAGGGCGAGGACTCCCGCGCGCTTCGCTCCGGTGAACGGAACGAGGAGGAGGTTGAGCGACGAGGCGGACCCGGCGCCGGCCGGGGCGCCGCCGCCCATGCCCGCGCCGCGAAGGCGCGACGCGAGGTACACGGGCTCGCCGCTCTCGTACGCCGAGGCGAGGAGCCCCGGTCCGAGCGGCAGGAACGCGGTCGCCTCGCCGGGACTCGATCCCAGCGTGCGGAAGCGCGACGGGTCCTCGGGGTCAACGAGGTGGAGGCGCGCGGCCTTCGCCTCGAAGAGCGAGGCGAGCGCGGCGGCCGCGAGCTCCAGCCTGCGGTCCCGCGCGAGATCCTCGCGGCCCATCACCTCGTCCAGCGCGCGGCGACCGCGGAACTCCGCCGCGTCCGCGTCGCGGCGCTCGAGATCGGAGACGCGGTCCAGGATCTCGGCGACACGAGCGGCCACGGTCACGAGGCGGTCGAGGTCGTTTCCTTCGTACGTTCGGTCCCGCCGGTCCGTGGACACGTTGATCACGCCGAGCACGCGATTCTCCGCGATCACGGGGGCGCACATGGCGGCCCGGATGCGCGGCCGGTCGCGTTCTTCGGCGGCACCGGACGCGGTCGCGCCTGCCTCGGCGCTCCCCTCCTGGATCACGAGCGGCGTCCCGTCCCGCGCGACCGTTCCCGCGATTCCCTCCCCGAGCTTCTGCCGGGTGGTCCGCACGGTGTCGGCCGAGAGCCCCTCGGCCACCGCGATGCGCAGCTCGCCCGCCGTCGGATCGAGGAGCATGATCGAGCCCGCATCGGAAGCCGTCTGCTCCACCGCCAGCGAGAGCACCTCGTGGAGGAGCCGGCGCCGGTCCTCCGTGAGGTCCAGCGCCTCACGGATCCGGTCCAGACGGCCCACGGCCGTGTCGAACTGCACTTCCCAGAGATCGAGGTCCTGCGTGTCCGCGGCCGGAACGCCCGTTCCGTTCCCGTTTCCCTTGGGCCGCTCCGGCTCGGCCCCAGCAGGCTCCGGCGCCCCGTTGCCCGCGGAAGCGGAATGGACCTCGGGATCGGCGTGCGCGCCCACGTTCAGGTAGCCGTCCTCCTGGTGGAGCGTGTCCGCGAGATCGTCCAGCGTGGTGAAGATCCGGCCGGAGATCCCCGCGCGCGCGAGCGCCTCCGCGCTCGGGGTCTCGAGCGACGGGAGGGCGACACGGTCGGGCTTCAGAGGAAGGAGATCGAGCGGCTCCGTGGAGCGCGGGATCTGGAGCACCTCGGCCATGCGGAGCGCGAGCGCACCGGGATCGGGATGCGCGACGAGCACGATCTCCACCCCCGCGGTCCGGCGCGCGAGGGAAATGAGATCCACGCGATCGTCGGGCAGGTCGAGAAACGCGAGCCTCATGCCACCCCTCACCCTGCTCGGGTCCGAGTCCGGACGAATCCCGCCTCGCGGCGGGGGCGAATCAGCGTGTGACCGAAAGGATCTTGCCTACGGCGACGTTTCGCTCGAGATCCGACGCGCGCACCGTGACCCGGTGTTCGCCGGGCCCGAGGTCCTTCACCTCGAACCGGAACGCCTCTTCCCGCTCGTCGTACATCCCGTCCTCGGGAAAGATCTCGACCCAGCTCCCGCCGTCCACCGAGTACTCGACGCTCGTGATGCGCGTGTCGACGTCCACCGCCGTCCCGTTCACCGTGAGCGAGCTCTTTCCGCCGCGCGAGGGGCTGGAAGAGTGTTTGAGATTCTCGACCCGGGGCGGCACGTTGTCGATCTGAAACGGGCTCCCCAGACGCTCGGTCGTGAGCGCGACGTCCGGGGGGTTGTCCGGCCGGTCGGAGGCCTCCACGCGGACCCGGTACTCTCCGTTGGGATAGGACTCCGAGTCGAAGCTGTAGACGCGCTCGGGGTGGTCGTCGACGAGCTTGTGCCACTCGTTCTCGTCGTCCGCCTTGATCGAGATCTTGTAGCGGAGCCCGTCGCCGTTCGGGTCGAGCGCTTCCCAGGCGACCGTGCGGATGCCGCGCGCCCAGGCGGCGCTCGCGTCGGAGACCGGCCTCGGGCCCACGCGAGGCATGTTGTACTCGACCTTCAGACCGCTCGGGAAGCTCTGCGAGATCTGGGGCGGCCGGTACTCGGGCCCGCCCTCCATGTAGGGATTGTCCGGACCGTGCACCTGGATCTGGCCCACCTCGGGAGGCAGATTCCGCTGCATGTACGCCACCTCGACCCAGGACACGACCGGCGAGGCGCTGCCTCCCCGCCTGAGACGCAGGCGGTACTGGAGGAATCGCGAGGGCGGGCTCGCGATGAGCGCGCTCTCGCGAAGCGGGCTCTCCTTGGACCACGGACTCCACCCCTCGTCGGGCTCCTCCGAGAGGCCGCTCCGCGTGGACCAGGCCACGTCTCCCGACCCGGAGATCCCCGCGAGCACGCGGCCCCACGAGGCGACCGAGCGGAGGTCGTAGGGCTGCGACGTGTACGTGCCCTCGCGGGCGGGAGCGGTGAGCGCGTAGAGCACGGCGTCGTTTCCCGTGCCGAGGAAGATCTGGTTCCCTCCGCGCGCGATCGAGAGGATCTGCTTCTCGTCGGGAACCCCGAGGAGCGCGTACTTCTTGTCCACGCCCACGCGGAAGAGCGCGGCGGA contains:
- the miaA gene encoding tRNA (adenosine(37)-N6)-dimethylallyltransferase MiaA, which codes for MSVSGSRSTSGSARRRPIVILGPTAAGKSEIALDLARRIDAEIVGADSRQIYRGLEIGTAAPSERDRAVAPHHLASFLAPDQVYSAGRYARDAGDALAGIAARERTAVVVGGSGLYLRALLEGLFEGPERDEGVRAALAERLEREGLDALRADLGRVDPEALAKIFPGDSVRVIRALEVHALTGRPISALRRERRRRGVSASLFGIRWTREKLAPRIASRIRDQLRDGFLEQARALAAAGLRENAPGLHTLGYRELLAHLRGTMPLEEAVETIALRTRQLAKRQETWFRRVEGVTWFDLESRDEFPEVARAIAEHARGRPDSA
- the mutL gene encoding DNA mismatch repair endonuclease MutL; translated protein: MPRIHILDPGVVAKIRAGEVIDRPAAVVKELLENSLDAGSRLVAIHTASSPDRMIRVQDDGSGMKREDALLAVKRHATSKLTNPEDLETIETLGFRGEALASVAEVSRLTLSTRAADELTGTQVEILGGTVISVTGVGRAAGTTVAVEDLFYNTPARQRFLKSREAESRAVARIVWSYALITPEVHWRFKVEGREDTELPASADLLERWQVLYGRGSGEGAACFGEEVHGIRVHGVLGAPEMARATREHQVFAVNGRVVSSPALTAAVRQGYGNLIPGDRHPVALLLIGIDPGQVDVNVHPTKREVRFRDESGLFQAVRRSVEIAMRRYVPVSLSPGFFAGEAAVLDPEGGAVSADLMAGAPGTMDPSAADAGGSASGPGTPRAVWSGGSRPPGPPGTPGWDGIEAAHLFYAPADTVMATAPGREAVTSGDVRQSLTEHEIPIWQLHDRYLLAPIRGGLVIVDQHAAHERILYEEARAQLFGEAGASQVLLFPRVLDLTPAELETLLGAEPMIRRLGYEIGLFGERQVAVRGVPAALTEETAIDALKRLLAREDPHGEPLEGEAPEERIAKSYACHAAVRSGQSLSPIERRALFDRLFATSLPHGDPHGRATYVRVSMEELDRRFGRR
- a CDS encoding Xaa-Pro peptidase family protein, whose translation is MTLTAPGATRAASLGALKLAQAQTLLREHEFDAWLTVVRESAERPDPNLRFFTDLDFTWSTFFLVTPAWSAALVATFDAPDLIALGLFDEVATYKEGPRAALLKLLDHTHPTRIGINMSEDDALADGITAGLRAQLEGMLAETAYAGRITSAGPFLTELRSVKLPGERDRVQRAVDETEAMFDRVRDRIRIGMTAREVAALFQAEADQAGARTAWPRHHCPTVTVGARAPVGHVGPGEEPIVPGSLVHVDFGIVRDGYCSDLQRLWYVAAKGSAEIPEPVRRAHAAIVEGIELAAQRLVPGTPGWEVDRDVRDLLVKRGFPEYAHALGHHLGRAVHDGGGVLGPRWERYGREPYEPVREGSIFTLEPSVYVPDHGMVALEEDVAVTEKGGVFLSRFPREIPILRLA
- a CDS encoding GAF domain-containing protein, which encodes MRLAFLDLPDDRVDLISLARRTAGVEIVLVAHPDPGALALRMAEVLQIPRSTEPLDLLPLKPDRVALPSLETPSAEALARAGISGRIFTTLDDLADTLHQEDGYLNVGAHADPEVHSASAGNGAPEPAGAEPERPKGNGNGTGVPAADTQDLDLWEVQFDTAVGRLDRIREALDLTEDRRRLLHEVLSLAVEQTASDAGSIMLLDPTAGELRIAVAEGLSADTVRTTRQKLGEGIAGTVARDGTPLVIQEGSAEAGATASGAAEERDRPRIRAAMCAPVIAENRVLGVINVSTDRRDRTYEGNDLDRLVTVAARVAEILDRVSDLERRDADAAEFRGRRALDEVMGREDLARDRRLELAAAALASLFEAKAARLHLVDPEDPSRFRTLGSSPGEATAFLPLGPGLLASAYESGEPVYLASRLRGAGMGGGAPAGAGSASSLNLLLVPFTGAKRAGVLALECLARPAHDLEAQTRLVARLAKYLAQLLERSREASAARQGVLLAQLAEIAPRLMVPHAVETLLTEVVSALRALFPRGLVSIRLRSVSDEVLSRIAFDGAESDREALCGLDQELGTLAIGHGIESCSAAGVGEGVPGAGVLEYLTVPIRSGDRTIGALATSRPARVGQDPDAALGPAELDSARRLAVYVALAWERARAHAAEPRPTEDPLTGLLAAGGLEARLMEEVKRVERYHDRFLVTLLSISGYERLRQRYGQEWADDLVRDFAALLARNVREVDVVARTGGGGFAILSPETEQDGGALLKRLDHLLTSLEIVRTLPEAAEVHLLGRQVTYPDEVPTGGELLALVRSAHGES
- a CDS encoding WD40 repeat domain-containing protein; the protein is MLTGAMLLLHASGALAVKTTFWKVDDVRGFLDGENVNGVTLESDGYLTLGMAWDSVATRLEGVSYIWCVARDSKGRVYFGTGDNGRIYRWTRDGGAKVLWETGASEITSIAVDAQDNVYAGSSPGGTVFRIGAAKGDTARYYETGEESIWTLLPSKDGSLYAGTGPKGRVYKITGPKKGAIHAETKDLNVLALAETKDGAILAGTASKGLLVRVERDGSMRVLYDADADELRAIAVLPDGSIVVGTNRQAQPRSGDSGGAGSGVGSPYAIEVTPRDGGKCGVFLVQPDGSARLLYAPPTEFVYAVVPNDDKSVLVATGESAALFRVGVDKKYALLGVPDEKQILSIARGGNQIFLGTGNDAVLYALTAPAREGTYTSQPYDLRSVASWGRVLAGISGSGDVAWSTRSGLSEEPDEGWSPWSKESPLRESALIASPPSRFLQYRLRLRRGGSASPVVSWVEVAYMQRNLPPEVGQIQVHGPDNPYMEGGPEYRPPQISQSFPSGLKVEYNMPRVGPRPVSDASAAWARGIRTVAWEALDPNGDGLRYKISIKADDENEWHKLVDDHPERVYSFDSESYPNGEYRVRVEASDRPDNPPDVALTTERLGSPFQIDNVPPRVENLKHSSSPSRGGKSSLTVNGTAVDVDTRITSVEYSVDGGSWVEIFPEDGMYDEREEAFRFEVKDLGPGEHRVTVRASDLERNVAVGKILSVTR